The genomic stretch CATCCGAGAATGCCCATCTATCTTAATTGATACACTACAGAGTGTAGAACAAATAAATCCAAGTGAAATATCAgacagaagaagaagattatTGTTCATCGGTTCTAACCAGCGAGTTGTGAGGTCTTGTAGTCAGAGACTCAGAGGCGTTGCGGGACTGAACGCCTGAACCAGACAAACCACTGAAACCACTACGGAAAGAAATAAAATGACAGGGAGTGtggaattttttaattttatgtttacttttgtttaataatattccATAAATTAACTCATTTCGATTTGATTTTATTGTAAATAAGGTGTAATCACACAAGTGAAGTCTCATTCACTCACATATTCCTTTTGGAGTtacaatattttcttttaactagagaaaatgtataattcaatgGTCAACGTTACATGCAAATGTAATGACCCAACAAATACCGAGTTCGGTTTAGGGTTTAAacctaaaagaaaaagtaaaggtATTTCCATCTTATCAGCTAACttcagggaaaaaaaaaaaaagagtaacgatgtgataaaaatgtaattatataaaaagttttaaatgtgatatgaatttttcaaatttaacaaGATGAATATTGATGAGGAATATCCCCGATAACTATGCTGGTACGATTGTCGATAACGAACCCTCTGCTagggacttttggctattttctAGAAGCTAAACCTACGCTCGGGAACCTCAGACCCACTGTCGCATCCTCCTGAACTCTCAAACCTAACTGACAAGCATATCGTAGACAAATTGAGATCTAACCTGACCCAACTTCCAAGTTCCAATACATTACAGTAGTAAGCCCGTATATACTacatctaaatatttttttttattctttttcttgtcaataaaccaaaagtaatataaaaagaaatatatttattgtacaattctattttttatgatATTTATATCTTGCAACTTATCCAATTCATTCTTAGTTGAGACTCATTCGAGAACAACCCTTTTAAAGGCGCTACTACACATACATGTaatgttttattattgtatACCGTAAGAATCAAACATAAGAATCCCCTTAATAGATGCTAGTActtggtataacaattgatgcATTAGTTGCGATTTTGAAATAAACGAAATTGCCACAATAGACATAATGTCCATGTTTACAATATCAtatgtaaaaaatgaaatatttcaaAATGGGAATGAAGGTATGTATATCAATAATAAGCTTGATGAGTTGAGCAAAGCTGAGCTTGTAAACTGCTATTAATTAAATCAGTATTGAGAGTAGAAACTAGCTTGAATTGAGATAGCAATTTAGTTGTGCTGCAAATCTTCATTCATTCTTTTATGAATGAAGGAGATTGCAATGGAAACTAATTCACTCAGATGCGACGTGTAAAAGTGGTCAGCCCCTTCTACTATATGCAATTTGTGGTTTGGTATAGCCTTCTCAAACTCTAATGCATCTTCAATGGGATTCACCTCATCACTGGATCCATAAATGCTCAATACCCTGCACAACACAAACCAATTCACAACCATATATAGTGCCAATGCAagtacacaaaaataatatgtttactTGTACATGTTCTCACCTGCACACTTTGTCGATCTCACAACATGCGTCGTGCATGTTAGGATTTAGCAGCAGATTCGTTACGCATAACTCAAAAATACGGTACACAACTTCTCCTACAAAAGAAAAAACCATATCTATCAGAGACAGCCACAACCAAGTTGGCCTGGTCAGATTGTTGGCTTGATAACTACAAGTTAAGCTTCCTTCCAAGTTTAACTCCCCGTGGaagcggcctattggccttcttggtttgaacagTTAAGTTATGGACAACCTACACTGATTTACCTCCAGTCTAGAGAATACCTCGGGAAATAACTATCAGACAAACCTTCTGCGTTTCTGACATCTATGAATCCATCCTTCTTGATTCTTTCCATgaattcatcatcatccaatTCCTTTCTAACGCTTCTAAGCAAATCAAACCGACCAGAAACATTGACCACTGTATGAACATCATGGTACATTGAAGCATACAGGAGCACAACACTCCCTCCTGCAACAATTTAGGCAACCCTGTTATGCTATAATAATGTTCTATGGACAAAACCAATAACACAGTTTGACCACACCTTTACTATGTCCAAGAATGACACCTATTTTGCGGTTTTGCCCAACAAAGTGTTGGACAACAGAACGCAAATCCTCAACCTGTCTCTGACAGCAAACCATGAATTGCCCTTCACTTTCCCTGCAAACCATTTCATAATACACAActcaattacatatttacatgtaTGGAAGAAGGTAACTTTTGGGTGACAAAAGCagcaagaaattaaagttaaCTTCTTCATGCAGTTTACAACACATAAATACCATAGCATTGAATAGAATGTTACCCGTTACCAGCGAAATCAAAGCGAAATGCACTTATTCCTTCTGCCTCCAACGCAGCAGCTAGGCTCACCATTATCGTGTCATTCTACAGAtagaaaatgtaaatatatgtataaatatgagtcaatcaataaagaaaaaagCCACTCAAAATCTCAAACAAATAGGACAATctcagccaagttggtcagattgTTGGTTTAGTAACcataaagttacaagttcaatcTCATGAGCGGCCTATTGACGTTCTTGGTTTGAATCAGTCAGCTATGAACAATTTAGGCTAATTTACTTCGTGATTTGCCGACTAGGTTACAAGAAAAAGGGGCTTACAGTTTACTCATGCCTTCGAATAATGACTACAGGTTTGCCTCCTCACTCAAATACCGAGATTTACCCGTGAGGGCCCTCAAATAGTAGCTACAGGTTTTCCTCCACACTCAAACAGACACACAAAAATACAGACATAAAGCAGTCATGTCCAAAGTGGAATAGCAAACCAATGCAAACTTACCTTTGTGCATAGGAAACCATGACACAACACCACAATATCTGGAGATCCAGTTTCATGCAGTATACCC from Ipomoea triloba cultivar NCNSP0323 chromosome 12, ASM357664v1 encodes the following:
- the LOC115999762 gene encoding uncharacterized protein LOC115999762 isoform X2 — encoded protein: MVSLAAALEAEGISAFRFDFAGNGESEGQFMVCCQRQVEDLRSVVQHFVGQNRKIGVILGHSKGGSVVLLYASMYHDVHTVVNVSGRFDLLRSVRKELDDDEFMERIKKDGFIDVRNAEGEVVYRIFELCVTNLLLNPNMHDACCEIDKVCRVLSIYGSSDEVNPIEDALEFEKAIPNHKLHIVEGADHFYTSHLSELVSIAISFIHKRMNEDLQHN
- the LOC115999762 gene encoding uncharacterized protein LOC115999762 isoform X1, whose protein sequence is MASNPGITQKKISIQNKYNEKLVGILHETGSPDIVVLCHGFLCTKNDTIMVSLAAALEAEGISAFRFDFAGNGESEGQFMVCCQRQVEDLRSVVQHFVGQNRKIGVILGHSKGGSVVLLYASMYHDVHTVVNVSGRFDLLRSVRKELDDDEFMERIKKDGFIDVRNAEGEVVYRIFELCVTNLLLNPNMHDACCEIDKVCRVLSIYGSSDEVNPIEDALEFEKAIPNHKLHIVEGADHFYTSHLSELVSIAISFIHKRMNEDLQHN